In Bacillota bacterium, a genomic segment contains:
- a CDS encoding ATP-binding protein gives MRIAIYDSMSTVPRIMDIDSEDLSGLLDEIANKTYSLSHEKGGKVPYIAIKEIVENLLHAEFKDAVISILPDGNTIRVSDQGPGILEKERAFLPGFTTATQEMRTYIRGVGSGLPIVRDSLRAIGGMMTVEDNLRSGCVVTLTIPGPDSGPRPELAGVITQARTDPAASSRTEPTANSFVGAVEKPEKQEKGGKPDRLSAEHEKLNEILSPRQKKVFLLIADIGEAGPSTIVKELDISLSTAYRDLVTLEEHGLLMPVDNTGKRKLTEKGVAYLGALFQ, from the coding sequence GTGAGGATAGCCATATATGATTCCATGTCCACCGTTCCAAGGATCATGGATATCGACTCAGAAGATCTTAGCGGGCTCCTTGATGAAATTGCCAATAAAACATATTCACTCTCTCACGAAAAGGGTGGAAAGGTCCCATACATCGCTATCAAAGAAATCGTGGAGAATCTCCTCCATGCGGAATTCAAGGATGCCGTGATAAGCATCCTCCCGGATGGGAATACTATAAGAGTCTCAGACCAGGGTCCTGGCATATTAGAGAAAGAGAGGGCTTTCCTTCCTGGATTCACAACAGCCACCCAGGAAATGCGCACGTATATTCGCGGGGTCGGGAGCGGCCTCCCAATTGTGCGGGACTCTCTGAGAGCCATCGGTGGGATGATGACAGTCGAGGATAACCTGCGATCGGGTTGCGTTGTCACACTGACGATACCCGGTCCGGACTCCGGCCCCCGGCCCGAACTTGCTGGGGTTATAACCCAGGCCAGGACCGATCCAGCAGCCAGCTCAAGGACAGAACCGACTGCGAATTCCTTCGTAGGGGCGGTAGAAAAGCCTGAAAAGCAGGAGAAAGGGGGCAAACCTGATAGACTCTCGGCCGAGCACGAAAAGCTTAATGAAATCCTTTCACCACGTCAGAAAAAGGTTTTCCTCCTGATCGCGGATATAGGCGAGGCGGGGCCTTCTACCATTGTGAAAGAGCTCGATATAAGCCTGAGCACGGCATACCGCGATCTCGTTACCCTGGAGGAACATGGCCTCCTCATGCCGGTTGACAACACTGGCAAGAGAAAACTCACTGAAAAGGGCGTGGCTTACCTTGGTGCCCTTTTCCAGTGA